Genomic window (Arthrobacter sp. StoSoilA2):
GGCGCAGGTACATCTGAAGCGTCCACATGTTGTTGTCGCTGAGGTACAAAAGCGGGGACATGAAGTCGTTCCAAATACCCACCGCGTAAAACAGCGCAAACGTGGCCAACACCGGCTTGGACAGCGGCAGCAGGATCCGCCAGAGGATTCCGATCTCCGTCGCGCCGTCCATCTTGGCCGATTCCTCGAGCTCGGCGGGGAGTTCCTGGAAGAAGTTCTTGATGATGATCAGGCTGAACGGATTGATGGCCGCGGGCAGAATGAGCGCCCAGTAGCTGTTGAGCAGGCCCAGGTCCTTCACCAGGAGGAACGTTGGAATCATGCCGCCTGAGAAGACCATGGCAAAAACCACCAGGGACAGGATCAGTTTCCGGCCCCGAAGTCCACGTTTGGCCAGCGGGTAGGCCATGGTGACCGTGAGGACCAGTTGCACCAGCGTCCCAACCAGTGTGACCAGCACGGTGGTGATCAGTGCCCGGGTAAATGCCGGCGTGGAGAAGATGTACTCATACGCCCCCAACGTGAATTGCTCCGGCCAGACGAAGAACGCCCGCCGGGTAATTTCCGCTTCGTTGGCGAAGGATCCTGCCAGGACGTAGACGAAAGGCAACAGGGTGATGATGCCGATCAGGGACAAGAAGACGTAGTTGGCGGCATCGAAAATCCGCCCGCCGCGCGTGTTGTGAATCTCCATTAGAAAAGTCCGCTCTGGTTGAACCGCTTGGACAGCCAGTTGGTGCCGAAGATCAGTACGATGCCCACCAAAGACTTGAAAAGCCCGACGGCGGTGCTGTAGCTGTAGGCGCCTTGGGTGATGCCTACGAAGTACACGTAGGTATCGAAGACGTCGGCCACGCTGCGGTTGAGTGCGTTGGTCATGAGGTAGATCTGCTCGAAGCCGGTGTTGAGCATCTGCCCTATGGCCAGGATCAGCATCACGATGATGGTGGACCGAATGCCGGGCAAGGTGATGTGCCAGACGCGCCGGAACCTGCCGGCGCCGTCGATAATTGCGGCCTCGTACTGGTCCTGGTCCACGGTAGCCAGTGCCGCCAGGAAGATGATTGTTCCCCAACCGGTGTTCTTCCAGATTTCCTGGAGCACGATCAGCGGCCGGAACCAGTTCGGATCGGACAGGATGTCCACGTTGGTGCCGAACAACCCGTTGACGAACTGGAACAACGGCCCGATGTCCAGTGCGAAGAGCAGGAAGCTCAGGGACGCCACGATGGTCCAGGACAGAAAGTGCGGGATGTAGACGAGTGTCTGGACGGTTCGCTTCAGAACCGAGAGCCGGACCTCGTTAAGCAGCAATGCCAGGACGATGGTCAGCGGGAAGGCGATCCCCAGGTTCAGGAAAGCCAGGATCAGTGTGTTGCCCAGCAACCGCGGAAAGTCCGGGTTGGCGAAGAAATCGGTGAAGTTCGTCAATCCCACCCATGGACTGCCGTTGACGCCCAGGAACGGAACGTAGTCCTTGAAGGCGATGGACACCCCGTACATGGGACCGTACCGGAACACTGCGAAGTACAGAACGCCGGGCAGGAGGAGAAGATACAACCATTTGTAATGTGCGAAGTGGACTGCAAAGCTGCGTCGCCGCGCCGGGGCGGGCGGCACGCTGGCCGCCCGCTCCGGGGCCTTGGCTTCGACGACCGGGGCGGTCACTTCCTGGTGTCCTGCCACAGCTTGTTTATTTCTTCTTTGACCTTGTCACCGCCGCTGGTGTTCCACAGCTTGATGGCATCCTTTAAGCCCTGCTCGTCCAGCTGCCCGGCCAGGTACTTGATGCGGGCATCGGCCACAATGTTGTCCAGTTGAGCGCCCTTGGCTACATATGTGGGGGAAACGAAGGCCGCGGCCGGGTTGTACACGGCACTCTTGAGGTCGTTTGCCATCACTGCAACGCGATCGTCAAAGACTTTCTGCTCGTACTCGGACGCCTGCTTCACCGGGTAGAAGTTGTTCCCCGTGACGTTGGTTCCAAGTTGCGCGTAGCTCTTGATGTCGGTGTTGACTACCTTGCCCTCCGGCGTTTCCGGCTTGATGGTGGCGGCGAGGCCGTCCTCAACCGTGAAGTTGACCCCCTCGATGCCGTTGTTGAGAAGCACTGCAACTTCTTTGCTGTTGAGTTTGTCCAGGAATGTCAGGACGTTCTTCAGGTCGGCTTCGGTTTTGACGCTGGACTTGGGGATGGCCAGGAAGCCGGAGTAGCCGTCGGTCGGGTGGGCGTGGAGTTCACCGTCCGGGCCCTTAAGGCTGCCTACGAAGCCCACTTTGTTCTGGAAGTCGCTCGGGTTGGCCTGCTTGAAAAGGTTGATCAGTACGCTGACCCGGGAGTCGACGTCGACAATAATGCCGCCCTTGCCGTTGAAGAAGGGTTCATTCCATTTGGTGGGATCGAAGGTGGCGAAGTCGGGGTTGATGAGCTTCTCGTCCACCATCTTCTTGATGAAGCGATCAGCCTGCAGGAATTCCTCGGTTTCGAAGCTCGGCACCAGCTTGCCGTCCCGCTCGGTCCAGCGGTTTCCGGCGCCGAACCAGGTCTCGATCATGTCGTAGGGGCTGTTGGTGCCCAGGGCGCCCCATTTGGGAATCGTGATGCCGTAGGTGTCGTTCTGGCCGTTGCCATCCGGATCCTGCTCGGTGAATGCCTTGGCCACTTTGTAGAGGTCTTCGGTGGTCTCCGGCGCCTTCAGGCCCAGTTTGTCCAGCCAGTCCTGGCGGAACATCACGGCGGCGCGGGTCGGATTACGAGCCCGGAAAACCCCATAAACCTTGCCGTTGACGCTGGCGTTTTGCTGGACTTCGGGGAACGTGGTCTTCAGGTTCGGGTAGTCCTTCAGTTTATCGGTGAGGTCCCAGAACGCCCCGGCTTCTGCGTTCTTCACGAAGCCCGGCGACTTGCCCTGGACCACCAGGACGTTCGGGATCTCGGAGGAGGCCAAGGTGATGTTCATCTTGTCCTCGTACGAGGCGTTGGGCGCCCACGAGATGTTGATGTCCTTGCCCGTGAGCTCTTCAAGCTTCTTCTGCACGGCGCCGTCCGGCGTCGGCGGTTGCGCCTCCAGGAAGGGCGCCATGATCTTCACGGATGAGAGGTCCGACGCCGGCGCTTCGCCACCGCAGGCGGTCAGGGCCAAGGCGGCAGCGACGACGACGGCGGCCGCCAGCGTTGGCTTCTTACGGGACAGGACGTTGTTGGTCATTGCTGTTCCTTTTCCACTTCTTCGGGGTTGGTTGAGATCGAGGGTGTATCTGCGGAGTTGGCAGGAAAGCTCTTGAAACTCCACAGTGACGATTCGTTTTGATACGTTTCATTCATGCCGGCGACCGGGGTGTCCAAGGAGCGATGAAGGAGCATCCTGGTATCAACGGGAGGGCGGTTGCGTGGAGCCTCAGACAAGGTTGCCCTCCCGCCTGACGGCTGGGGCGGCAGTTGCCGGGGTTGCCGCTGCCGGGCTTGCCGCTGCCGGGGTTACGAAGACCTCGGTCCCGGCCGCTTCGCCGGCGGCCATGGCGTGGTCGTTGGCAGCAAAGAAGCGATCGCACAGCCACCCGGTGACATAGAGCCACGCCCCGACCCCAAAGAATGGAATCAATCCGGGCACCGAACGGCAAACAAACACGGCGGCCGCAGTCACAAAAAGGAGAATGGCAGTACCGGCGAGGTGCCTCATGGCAAAGCGTGAGGACATCAGGAAGTACTGGGGCAACGGCAAGGTGTAGCGGGCAAACATCGGGAAGAGGTAGCAGCACGCCCCGGCAGCAAACAGGGCAGCGACGAAGATCGCGGCCGACGCTACTTGCGAGCCAAAGTCCCAGCCCGCCGAGAAATACCCCCAGTTCAGGACGAGCGCTACGCCGACCATGAGCACAGGCAACCCAAGAGCATTCCCCTTGCCGAAGTTCTTGAAGTACTCGCGGGCGAAGCGGCGCACAAGCGGCGCGGCATCGCCGCGCACCTTCTCGCGAACCAGGATGTGAGCTGCCACAGTGCTGGGACCACACCCAAGGACAACGCCACCCAGTACCGTGAAAATGATCCACAGGATATTCAGGCATGCAATCCACAAGAGCGTGTCAAAGAGCGTGTAGGCCTTAAAGGCGAAGGCGGCAGACGCCATGGCATCCCCTCTCCATCGTTGCAGAAGAAGCCCCGATCGGCTGGCAAGAAAAGTGTTGCGAAGTGGCAGAACAACGAGTCATGCAAGCCGATCAGGGTAGCCCGGGTGGGCCGCGTCACAGTCAGTAAACGCTTTCCCGAAAATCTAGACGCATCCCCTCGCGAGAGTCAAGACAATTCTTGAATCGTTACATTCCAGCCAAATCCGCGCTACACTGAGCTCAGTCGGGTCTGGGAAAGCGCTTGCTAGGTGTAGCCTGAACCCGCTGGGACACTTCACGAATTACCCTGACGACGGCGTCATTGCCTCGTTGCAGCGCCAGCAGAGGAGAACCATGGACAAGCCGTCCGACGAGTCAGCCCTGAGCACCAAGACGCCCGGGAGAGCTCCGGCGAGAATAGCCCTGGTTGGTGTTCACGGCTTCGGAGCACACCACCTGGGCAACCTTGAACGTCTTGGCCATTTGGGAACGGTAGACCTCGTCGCTGTGGCGGATCCCAACCCTCCGGCACCCGGCGCGTTGCCGGAGAACACCGCCATTCACGCCGATCTGGATGCCCTGTTGGCAGGTGGACACCAGCCAGACGTCATCATCGTGGCAACTCCCATCCAGACCCATGCGCCGCTGGCACTCGCAGTGCTCGCCTCCGCCGCGGACCTTTATCTGGAGAAACCCCCGGTCGCGTCCATGCAGGATTTCCATCGACTTCAGGAAGCCGCCACCGCTGCCGGCCGCAGCGTCCAAATCGGATTCCAAAGCCTCGGTTCACACGCCATCAAGGCACTTGAACGCCTGGCCAGCGGCGAAGCCACGGACGAACTCCCCGGTATTGGAACCCTCAAAGGAATCTCGGCTACCGGCCGATGGGTTCGGGACCGCGCCTACTACAAGCGGTCGCGATGGGCTGGAAAGCGCAGCCTGGACGGGGTGGACGTCGTGGACGGTGTGGCCACGAACCCGCTTGCCCACGCCATTGCCACGGCCTTGCGCATCGCCGGCGCCCGCACCGCAAACGACCTCGCTTCGGTGGAGACCGACCTCTACCGTGCCAACGACATCGAAGCCGATGACACCTCAGTGATCCGGATGCGGACCGTGGACGGGTTGCCCATCACCTGCGCCCTGACGCTTTGCGCCGCCGAGTCCGTGGAACCTTACGTCACCCTCCACGGAACGGAAGGAACTGCCGTGTTCCACTACACGGAGGACCGTGTCACAGTACGCAACGGCGACGGCGAATCGACCCGCACCTTCGGCCGCGACGACCTCACCGAAAACCTGCTCCAGCACCTGTCGTCCGGAACGCCGCTCCTGAGCCCCTTGGATCACAGCGGCGCCTTCATGCGTGTCCTCGAGGCCATCCGCACCGCCGAGGCTCCCGCGCTCATTCCCCACACCAGTGTCGACTGGGTTGGCCAGGGCGATCAGGCCCACGCCGTCATCCCAGGCATCGAGGAAATCCTGGATCGTGCCACGCGCGCCCACGCCACCTTCAGCGAATTGGGCCTCCCTTGGGCCCGTCCGACCACCACGGGTGCGGAGCCTCTCTTCTCTTCAGGGAACAACCCTGCGGCCACCCTTCGCAGCGGACCGGACCTCGAAACCGAGCTCTCGCCCCGGCCGTATCTCCACCCGGTCTCCACGTTGTCCGGCACAGTGGTGACCGATCACTTGCCGGCGGATCACGTTTGGCATCTCGGCGCGGGATTCGCCCTGCAGGACGTCAATGGCAGCAACTTCTGGGGCGGCCGAAGCTACCGCCGATCGGCTGGGAAGTATGTGGACCTCTTGGACCACGGCCGCATTGAAGCAGCGAAGATCACCCGTGAAGGCGACCGGACGACCCTTGAACTCGACTGGCTGGCCTCCGACGGCGGCTTGGTCCTCAAGGAGCGACGATCATACGGGCGGACCGTCGTTGACTCGCGCACTTGGCGCCTCGACATCGAGACGGAACTGCTCGCCGCCGTCGATGTTTCACTCGGCAGCCCCGGTTCGCATGGTGCCCCGGGCAGCGGCTACGGCGGCTTCTTCTGGCGTCTTCCTGTCAATAGCTCGCCGCGCGTCTTCTCCTTAACAGGTGACGGGGAGCCTGCCGTGCATGGTTCCGTTGCGCCGTGGCTGGCGTGGACGGGAGAGTTCGACGGCGGCCCTGCCACTCTGGTTTTTGCCGCGCCACCGGAATCGCCGGACCCATGGTTCGTCCGGTTGTCCGAATACCCGGCCGTCGGCTCGGCCCTCGCTTGGGACAAGGCCGTTGAGCTCACAGCCGGATCCACCGTCAAGCGCACCAACTTCGTCTGGATCAGTGACGGAAAGCTGGATCTCCAGGAAATCCAACGCTTGGTTCGCCGAGATGGCATTTGATGGCAATGTTTTGCGTCTCAACTGTCATCTAATGCCGTCTCGCGAGCTAGCTGTATTGACCACGGACGTTGATGACGCTCGGCGTGGTTTGGTGACATGAAGAAGACCTCCGGGTGGAGTGGGGCTTGTCTAGAGTCCAATTCCACGCACGGAGGTCTTCATGTCCCACCCTAACGCTCTTCTGACGCCTCGTGGCAGGCTGCAGCTCGCGCAATGTGTCGTTGATCAGTGCTGGAGTCTGCGCCGGGCCGCGGAACGGTTCCAGGTCTCGGTTCCGACCGCCGCGCGGTGGGCGCGGCGCTACCGCGAGCACGGCCCGGCTGGGATGGAGGACCGCTCCAGCCGCCCGCATTCTTCTCCACGGCGGACGGCAACGCGTATCGAGCGGCGGATCATCGCCCTGCGCGTCAACCGCCGGTGGGGGCCTGCCAGGATCGGTTATCTGCTGGGCATCCACCCGTCCACTGTGCACCGCGTGCTGTCCCGTTACCGGCTGGCGAAACTGGCCTGGCTCGACCGCGGCACCGGAAGGGTGATCCGCCGCTACGAACACGACAGGCCCGGGGACCTGGTCCATGTCGACATCAAGAAACTCGGCCGGATCCCGGACGGCGGTGGACACCGGGTTCTGAGTAGGGCCGCCGGACGCCGAAACAAAGCCGGGACGCCGTCCAACCGCCGGCCCGGCTACCACTACCTCCACAACGCAGTCGATGACCACTCCCGCCTGGCCTACACCGAAATCCTCGCGGACGAGACAAAGGAAACAGCAGCAGCCTTTTGGCAGCGGGCCAATATCTGGTTCCAAGCCCAAGGGATCACTATCCAGCGGGTCCTGACGGACAACGGGAACTGCTACCGGTCCAAGGCCTTCGCTCAGGCCCTGGGCCCGGACATCAAGCACAAACGCACCCGCCCCTATCGCCCGCAGACCAACGGCAAGGTCGAACGGTTCAACCGCACGATGCTGGAGGAATGGGCCTACATCCGGCCCTACCGCTCCGAGGCCGAGCGTGTCGCAGCTTTCCCCGAGTGGCTCCATGCCTACAATCACCACCGAGCCCACACTGCCCTCAAGGGTCAGACACCGGCCAGCCGCGTCACCAACCTCCCAGGTCAATACAGCTAGCGCGCTTGCGCCACAGCAACAACCCGATCACCGCAGCGGATATCATCCCCAGCGCACCGGTGACCAGCAATGCGGTACGCACGCCGAAATCTTCCGTGAGCCAGCCAGCGAGCAAGCCTCCCAAGGCATGCCCGCCCAGGAGAAGTGGAAAGTAGAGGGCCAAGACCCTGCCCCGCACGCTTGGGCCGGCTTCGAGTTGGACGCTGGTGGCCGCACTTGTGAGGAACATGAGCGTCATGAATCCCACCACCACGAGCATGGCTACGAACAATTCCTGAGTAGGCATGAGCGCGGCAAGAAACTGCGTGAACCCGAACAGCGCGGCACTACCCACGATCCCCTTGCGGCCCAAGTGCTTGATCCGGGGAGCCAGGAGAGCACCAGCCAAGGCTCCCAAGGCGCTGACCATATTGAAGAGCCCAAATCCGGCAGGACCGCTGTGCCACACACGGTCAGCGAACGCTGCAAGGACCACCGGACCGTTCATGCCGAACGCTCCCAGGAGCCCCGCCAACAGCATGATGAGCAAAAGCTGGGGCCTCGCCCTCACATACCTGAAGCCAGCCAGGATTTGTCCACGCCTGTCCCGCGGCAGAGCGTCGGGGTCGTGTGCGTGATGAAGCTCAGATGGCCGGATAATGGCGATCATCACCAAAACGGCCACCCCGATCCCCGCGTTCGTCGCAAACGCGGCGGCTGGGCCAGCCTGGGCAATGACGATGCCGGCCAGGGCGGGACCGAGCATGGCACCCAGTTGACCTATGGCACTGTTCAGGCCGATAGCCGCCGGCAGGCCGGCATCACCAACTACCTCGTTGACGAAGACTTGCCGGGCGGGCCCATCAATGGAGCTTGTAATTCCCAAAGCAACGCAGGAGCCATAGACAACCCACACATCCGTGCCGCCCATGGCATTCCAAACAGCTAGTCCAGCGGCCAGCAGTGCAGCCACAGACTGGCACACCATGAGGATTCGGCGCTTCGGAAAGAGGTCTACCAGCACGCCGCTGACGGGACCAACCACCAGCATGGGCAGGAATTGAAGTGCCACGGCCAACCCCACCGCGGCCGGGCTTCCAGTGAGCTGCAGGACAAGCCAATCCTGGGCGAGTCGTTGCATCCACACTCCGCCGCTGCCGACGAGCGAAAGCGTCACGAAGATCCGGTAATTGTGGTGGCGGAGTGGGTAGTGCCACGATTCGGTGGAGCGGGGCCTTGGCGGTATGGCGTCTTTGCCGGCGGAGTTCGAGGTCTGGTCAGAGGGACGGGGCGGTGGCAACGGACGCGGTGACACGGGGGGCTGTCAGCTCGATTCAGCAGGTTGTCGGATGCACTCTCAGATGTGGGTGCGGTTGGCGGTCCTGATCCTGATGGCGGCGGCGGCCAGAATCAGCATGCCGGGCACGATCAGGAAGAGCGCCTGAAGCATCCACACAAACACCACCGCCATGAACACTGCTGCCAGCAGGAGGAGGGATCCACTCCAGTCGCGGACGGCATCAGTCTTGGCTTCGGCGTAGGCCGCCTGCCAGCGCTGCGGCCCCGGGAGTTCGGCGGCATCGCCACTCCAGTTCACGCCGCCGATCCAATTGGCGGCGATCCGCAGGAACAGCACCGCGCCCCCTGCGGCCAAAATCAAGGTCGCCGGAAGGATGACTGCCCGGCCGGGCAGTTGACCAACCCAAGCGAGCAGCAGGTTCATTACAATCACGACGGCGGCTGCCGCCGTCGTGATTCCCGTCCTCCAACTGCCGGGCAGCGCCCGGCGGAAATTGCTCCAAAGGCTCCTGAGGGAATCATCCCTGCCGCTGAGGTGCCGTTCAAGGTGGGCGACGCCGGCAGCATAGGCCGCCGGCGCCGTCACCAAGGGAATCGACAGGAGAAGGACAACGACGCCCGCAAGGATGGTCTCGGAGAAGAGGGCAAAGCGGTTGACCGGAATGCCGGGCTTCTCCGCGTGGGAATTTCCTGTCGTGTCCATGATGCTCATCTCCTGTACTCCTTAGCCCTTGAGGCCCTGGGTTGAAACGCCTTCTACGATGTAGCGCTGGAAGACCAGGAAGAAGACCAGCACGGGCAGGAGCGCAAGAACGGACATGGCGATCATGGCACCGTAGTCCGAGCTCTGGGTCTGGTCCACGAAGAGGCGCAGCGCCAGGGGAAGCGGGTACTTTTCGGGGGTGTTCAGGTAGAGCAGCGGGCCCAGGAAGTCGTTCCAGCTCCAGATGAAGGAGAAGATCGACGTGGAGATCAGTGCCGGTTTCATCAGCGGGAGCATGATCGAGCCGAAGATTCGGACGTGTCCGGCGCCATCGATGCGGGCGGCCTCGTCCAGTTCGGCCGGGAGGCCACGCATGAACTGGACCATGAGGAAGACGAAGAACGCGTCCGCGGCGAGGAACTTGCCGATCAGCAGGGGCACGTAGGTGTCCACCAGGCCAAGCTGCTGGAACACGATGTACTGCGGGATGATCACCACGTGGAACGGGAGCAGCAAGGTGGCAATCATCATGCCGAAGAACAATCCACGGCCTGGGAAATTGATCCTTGCGAAGGCGTAGGCGGAGATGGACGCTGACAGGACAGTGCCCACCACGGCGCCTACGGCCAGAATCAGGGAGTTGGTGAAGAACGTCAGGGTGGACACCCCGCCGATGCCGTCCATGGCCGTGACGAAGTTGTCGAAGCTGAAGTTGTTGGACCATAGCTGGGTGGTGGAACCACCGATTTCAGAGTTCGGTTTGAAGGACGAGGCCACCATCCAGAGCGCCGGGTAGAGGACCACCCCCACAAGCGCCAGCGCAACGATGTGGAAGATGATGCTTTTGATGCGCTTGGCGGTGCCCGACTCGGACTTCGGGTTGTAGGCCGGGGCCGCCGTGGAGGGCGTGGATTGGGTGGGCGTTGCCATGGTTGTCATTTTGAATCACCGCTGTAGTGGACCCAGGACTTGGAGGTCTTGAAGAAGATCAGCGTGATGATGCCGACCACGATCACCAGGAGCCAGGCCATAGCCGAGGCGTAGCCCATCCGGAAGTCGCTGAAACCGCGCAAGTACAGGTAGAGGGTGTAGAAGAGGGTGGAGCCTGCCGGGCCGCCTTCACCGTTGGAGATGATGTACGCCGAGGCGAAGATCTGGAACGCGTGGATGGTTTCCATGAGCAGGTTGAAGAAGATCACCGGGGAAAGCATGGGCCAGGTGATGTTGAAGAACTTACGGACCGGACCGGCGCCGTCCATCGAAGCCGCCTCATAGAGATCGGCAGGAATCTGCTTGAGCCCGGCCAGGAAAATCACCATCGGGGCCCCGAACTGCCACACCGTCAAAAGGATCATCATGGGCATCGTCATGGATGGATTGCCCACCCAGCCGCCGAGGTTGATCCCGAAGAAGGACAGGCCTTCATCCACAGGACCGGAATCGCCGAACATCGCCTTCCAGACAATAGCGATGGACACGGACGCGCCGATCAAGGACGGGGCATAGAACGCGGAGCGGTAGAAGCCCTGGCCCTTGCGCTTGCTGTTGAGCAGCATCGCGATCGCCAACGCCGCCGCCAGCTTCAAAGGGGTACCGAACACTACGTAGCTAAGGGTCACTCCCACCGACTGCAGGAAGCGTTCGTCCTGGAAGAGCGTGGCGTAGTTGTCCAGGCCTATCCACTTGGGGGGATCGAAGAGGTTGTAGTTGGTAAAGGAAAGGTACAGCGAGGAAATCATCGGGCCCACGGTCAGGGCAATGAATCCGAGCAGCCAGGGAAGCAGGAAGGTGTAGCCGGCGCGGGCGTCCGCCCCTCGTCTCCGCGATGTACGCGGCTGCGAGGGAGCGGACGACTGGGAGCGCCTGCTCAGGGTTGGGGTTTGAGTCACGGGATCAGTCCGTCAGTTGGGAAGCCTGGATCAGACACAAAAGTCTGCTCAGGCATTCTGCTTGATAAGGTCTTCGGCTTCCTTGAACCACGCATCTGCAGCGGCGTCGATGGTGAGTTTGCCGTAATTGAGCTCGGAGCTGACGCGCTTGAAAGAGGATTCAAGCGTGCCGAAACCGACGATGGGCGGCTGCGGAGCATCCTTGAGGTACTTTTCGATGGACTTTTCGTAGTCCACAACCAGCTTGTCTGTGCCTTCGAAGGTGGTTCCGTCGCGCTGGGTCTTGGATGCCGGAACACCACGGGAGGTCTTGAAGATCTGGCCTACCTCGGGATCGTTGACCATGAAGTCGATGAACCGGGCAGCAGCATCCTTGTATTTGGTCTTGGCGCTGGCCACCATCAGCATTGACGGCTTGAGGAAGAGTCCCAGGTTGTCGGGGTCGTCGGAGGGAACCGGCACCAGCTTCAGTTCCTTGGCGCCGCTATCGCCGAGGTAACCGGCCATGAAGTTGTCCCACGTGGCTTCAGTGGCAGTGACGTTTGAGCCGAACGGGGACTTCGGCAGCAGCTGCGTCGTTTTGTCTTCGCCCACTAACGCCGGGGTTCCGCGAAGCTGGGCGGTAGTGTTCCACCACTTCTTGAGGTCGTCCTTGGAGAACCCGAGCTTGCCTTCATCCGTAAAGGCCTGAATGTTGTTTTGGCGCAGCCAGATGTTGAACATCCACCAAACACCGGTGTAGTCGGTGCCGCCGAACAATGTTCCGTTGCCCTTCTGCCCCACCTCGGCAAGGAAAGAGTTGAACTCCTTGTAGTTCCACGTTCCATCAGGCTCAGCGATGCCCATGGCCTTGAGCTTGGCGGGGTCGTAGTAGACCGCGAAGGCGTTGGTGCTGGTGGGGATACCGTAGGTCTTGCCACGGATCTGGCCCGAGGGCAGTAGTGACTTGTCGAAGGCGTCCGTGTTGATCTTTACGGTGCCCAGGTCCAGTAGCTGGTTGCGCTGGCCGTAGTCGCGCAGGTAGGACAAATCCCACTGCATGACGTCCGGCAAGCCACCACCGGCAGCTTCAGTGGCGCGCTTCTGCCAGTATCCGGCGAAGTCGGTGAAGTTGCCGTTGACCTTGATGTCAGGGTTCTTGGATTCGAACAGTGCGATGGCCTTGCGAGTGCGCTCAGCACGGTCGTCGTTGCCCCACCAGGTGTACGTGATGGTCACGGGGTTATCGGCAGAACCCGTCTTGCTGGACGACGAAGACTGGCCGCAGGCGGACAGGAATGCCGCGGATGCAGTGCCAAGGGCCACCGTGGTGAGGAAATTCCTTCTGTTGATCATGAGAGCCTCCTTGCTCAGTTGGTGCAAGCCTTTTCGGTTCCCCACCAGGGAGAGTGACCTCGCTTACACTCGTTCTGAATCGATACAATATCCCCAATCGGGAATCTGGGCAAGCGTTTTCCAAGATCCTCGCCTAACCTGATAGCAGCCAAGCTCCACAGTTATCCCGCACAGCCGAACCTGACCAAGGAGTCCCTTTGTCCTCCCCTGAACTCTCCCGAGGCCCATCCGAAAGCCCGTCCGGAGCATCGCCCGTATGGAACAGCATCAATGGCCTGGCCTACGGCGGCGACTACAACCCTGAGCAATGGCCAGAAGACGTCCGCCGTGAAGATATCGAGCTCATGAAGGAGGCGGGGGTCAATTTCCTGAGCGTCGCCATCTTCTCCTGGGGCCTGCTGGAACCGGTAGAAGGCCAGTACGATTTCGGCTGGCTGGACGACGTCCTGGACAACCTCCACGAAGCCGGCATCAAGGTGGCATTGGCTACGGCTACCGCGTCACCGCCAGCCTGGCTGGCCAGGAAACACCCCGAAATCCTTCCCGTGACAGCGGAAGGAACAAGGCTGGAACGCGGCTCGCGACGTCACTACACGCCGTCGTCCTCGATGTACCGCAAGTACGCAACCACGATGACGAAGGTCATCGCCCAACGCTACAAGAACCACCCCGCGCTGGCATTGTGGCATGTGGACAATGAGCTCGGCTGCCATGTTGGCGAGTTCTACGGCGAAGAAGACGCTGCCGCATTCCGGGCCTGGCTGGAACGCCGGTACGGATCCATCGAGGCCCTCAACGAGGCATGGGGAACCGCGTTCTGGTCCCAGCACTACGCCTCATTCGAGGAAATCATCCCGCCCGGCGCCGCACCCACCACGCTCAACCCGGGACAGCAGCTGGACTTTGCACGCTTCAACTCGTGGGCGTTCATCGATTACTACCGCGCCCTGCTGGCAGTAATCCGCGAAGTTACACCGAACGTCCCGGCCACCACCAACTTCATGGTTTCCAGTGCCACCAAAACCTTGGACTACTTCGATTGGTCCAAGGACATGGATGT
Coding sequences:
- a CDS encoding carbohydrate ABC transporter permease, which gives rise to MEIHNTRGGRIFDAANYVFLSLIGIITLLPFVYVLAGSFANEAEITRRAFFVWPEQFTLGAYEYIFSTPAFTRALITTVLVTLVGTLVQLVLTVTMAYPLAKRGLRGRKLILSLVVFAMVFSGGMIPTFLLVKDLGLLNSYWALILPAAINPFSLIIIKNFFQELPAELEESAKMDGATEIGILWRILLPLSKPVLATFALFYAVGIWNDFMSPLLYLSDNNMWTLQMYLRQVTAASDLLGTGNVDPSYIPPEQGIKFAVIVVATLPILIFYPFLQKHFAKGMLIGSVKG
- a CDS encoding ABC transporter permease subunit, whose protein sequence is MAGHQEVTAPVVEAKAPERAASVPPAPARRRSFAVHFAHYKWLYLLLLPGVLYFAVFRYGPMYGVSIAFKDYVPFLGVNGSPWVGLTNFTDFFANPDFPRLLGNTLILAFLNLGIAFPLTIVLALLLNEVRLSVLKRTVQTLVYIPHFLSWTIVASLSFLLFALDIGPLFQFVNGLFGTNVDILSDPNWFRPLIVLQEIWKNTGWGTIIFLAALATVDQDQYEAAIIDGAGRFRRVWHITLPGIRSTIIVMLILAIGQMLNTGFEQIYLMTNALNRSVADVFDTYVYFVGITQGAYSYSTAVGLFKSLVGIVLIFGTNWLSKRFNQSGLF
- a CDS encoding extracellular solute-binding protein, encoding MTNNVLSRKKPTLAAAVVVAAALALTACGGEAPASDLSSVKIMAPFLEAQPPTPDGAVQKKLEELTGKDINISWAPNASYEDKMNITLASSEIPNVLVVQGKSPGFVKNAEAGAFWDLTDKLKDYPNLKTTFPEVQQNASVNGKVYGVFRARNPTRAAVMFRQDWLDKLGLKAPETTEDLYKVAKAFTEQDPDGNGQNDTYGITIPKWGALGTNSPYDMIETWFGAGNRWTERDGKLVPSFETEEFLQADRFIKKMVDEKLINPDFATFDPTKWNEPFFNGKGGIIVDVDSRVSVLINLFKQANPSDFQNKVGFVGSLKGPDGELHAHPTDGYSGFLAIPKSSVKTEADLKNVLTFLDKLNSKEVAVLLNNGIEGVNFTVEDGLAATIKPETPEGKVVNTDIKSYAQLGTNVTGNNFYPVKQASEYEQKVFDDRVAVMANDLKSAVYNPAAAFVSPTYVAKGAQLDNIVADARIKYLAGQLDEQGLKDAIKLWNTSGGDKVKEEINKLWQDTRK
- a CDS encoding DUF624 domain-containing protein, translating into MASAAFAFKAYTLFDTLLWIACLNILWIIFTVLGGVVLGCGPSTVAAHILVREKVRGDAAPLVRRFAREYFKNFGKGNALGLPVLMVGVALVLNWGYFSAGWDFGSQVASAAIFVAALFAAGACCYLFPMFARYTLPLPQYFLMSSRFAMRHLAGTAILLFVTAAAVFVCRSVPGLIPFFGVGAWLYVTGWLCDRFFAANDHAMAAGEAAGTEVFVTPAAASPAAATPATAAPAVRREGNLV